GTTGGACAAGTATCAGGATTGAACATTAAGCGAGCGAATTCTGGTTGAGCAAGAATGTTCTGGCAagcaattctttaattttttttagatgtcaatttttctaaacaataatttaaaagaaaaacacattatatttaacttgaaagaaatagaaaaatttacATCTTCACATGAAAAACCacataataataagtaaatacaactataaaattaaaaataaacataaacaatAAGCATTTATCACATTTATCAATTGTATACatcaatgttattatttttttatttaaacttttattctatcttcaataatttattttcattgatctttatatttttcacattaATTTAATCTCCACATTATCCTTACTTCCCAATATCTCCATGTGTTTAActtataaatgtttttctttgatgTCTAATTCTAATGATGTCCTATCATATTGGATCCATATCATTCTAATGAAATGAATGAACTTTACAATGCATTTCAAAGATCAAATtactttatgaaaataattataaaaatgttttcgtTGGAATCAATATCTTTATTAgaattagttttcttttatatctaaagttaatttaattcattcaaattgaaaattgtAAGAGCCTGAAAAATAATAAGGCTATTGGGCCTTATGTTGAGGCAGCTAGCCCATAAGCTAAGGACCTATGACTTTAGGAAGGGGTTTTCTAAAAATCAGATTGTCTCCATTTGCCaattttcccttctctctctaaaaacaaaaaccattCTCCTAAATAATaactctaccttctctctaaaatatcCCAACGCTAAAccatttgaattttgaattgaagGTGCCTAAATGATCGCGGTGGCAAGGGCTTCACTTTGAACCGAACAATTTCTTGTTCCGACCAGTAAGTcgctttttccctttttcttcaaCTATCTTGAACCTATGGCATGCAACTTTGCtagtttcatttttctcatgTGTTTTTCCTTCCACTCTCTGCCTATTGGAGCTCTAAGAGCTGTgttctatcaccaatttggtgatttgtaggttctgtaATTTCAACGCTGAGTGGGTTCCTGTTAGGACGTTTTCAATTAGCTGCTCATTGAGAaaaccaggtaaggggagctaggcCTTTTCTAAGAGTGAATTTATGATATGCCTGTTTGGTTGGTTTAAACATGTTGTACTATTACatttctttctctgttttaaGCATGTTGAGTGGCTTTAACTGAAATTGTGAAAATTGTGAAACTAAAGGGTTCCTATCATGCATTGTGCTTGGTGTTTATGAGTAACTGCCTTTGGTGTCTGGTGTTTGAGTGTTGGGTTTGTTGTGCGATGGTGTAATATGGGCGCGCAAATTTTAATGCAGAGGGAATGAGATTTTGTTAGATTGGTGggtttatttcaaataaattggaTATGACAATTTTGCGGGCCTTATGAAGTGTAATTGTGAGAGGGTTTTCTTTGGGGTAGTGTAGACGAGGGGAGTGAAGAACGGTGTATGGGAAAGGGTTTTTCTGTTTTACTTATGtatggaaaaaaagaaaaataaatggaagAAGGGTATGATGCCTAATATTtaagtgaagaaagaaaggaaaagggaGAAGATGTGGGTGTAGGAAGTGTATTGAAAGAATGGGCTTAGATTgagaaataaaaaggaaagaagaaacgAGTGATGGACGGAGAGTAGAGGAGTGGAAATATTATAGGGTATTTTGGGTTGGATgttctgttttaaaaaaaaaatgaatggaaATAGGAGAGGAGGGTCGTGCATGGTTTATGGTAGTCTGCATGTATATTTTATGAAGGAGGAGAAGGAAtggaattaaatatattatatgtgaaaTGTAGGATGTTGCGTAAGTGTAATGTTTTCCATCCTTTCACAGTAGCAACATAATCATTTTGGTGTGAAATGAAGAACatattaatgaaattcattATGTGGGACCGAGGTAAAAGGAAAcataaagtaattatatttaaaattatgagttaatatatttattataatagaattaaataatatattactttatacTATATATTACATGATAtgtttatttcataaattttatgtgGTGaacctttttatattatataataatataaattatacatattaatatatattagatatatgATTGTACATAAACATTATCAAGGTTATCAACTAACTTAGTTTTgactaatattatattatgatacaccattattataattagtaaGTTTGGTATCTaacctaaaaattaaattatatttagtagGTCTATTTAAGTTGAGAAATGGTACAAATGgtatttacaatttaatttgaagaattattatgtatattaaataaataataaaagttgaatatttttacgTGTTGttgtgatattttataaaagtcgTAGTAATTTCATATGTCTCTGTAGTGATTTATTTGAAGtcgtattatttttataagatgttGTGGTGTTGTATATgaagttgtaatattttatatggtaTAGTAAAACCTTGTGTTTGACGAGTTAATGTATAGTATGGAGAATATGTATGaaaagtatggttattggacgtaattccatgatcctcaagagaggttacatggtggtgccctgtgttttgttgtgattgaccgtatgaatggccggagttccttatggggtttatcctgacattctaatgatcatccatgctcaagtagagagtgatgaattatgtggtgagaatagcaggaggtcctagcccATAGGTTCTTGGGTGAgttataacggactaacctcgggtggcagctgatggttttccagttactacaccacccgggtgcacaaacccctggaacttgacatttcatactagtctggatggtcaaatcacatggtcggtcattggtatcAGAATAATGTGTTCAGTCTTAGTCTGTATTGTGTTATGGTTTTTGCatgttgtgtgtgattgtataacatgacttttatacctagctcacccttacttgcttgtgtttgtgccatatttgcgtttgttttcttttgcgatgatcatccacttggatgagagCAGATGTTTGAGGAGGTTCCCCTGAAGCAAGAGCTTGAGGATGTTGATGCTGCAACCTAGTCTTCCCAGGAGTTCTTTAGtcattttatgttcttttgaaatactctttatgatttttcttcaagTTTAGTACGCTATTGcacttaaagttttaaattcttaaacCATTCCGGATAATTGTAATCCTAAACACCTTAAACTACtgtcttaactgctttctattattatgattgatgacgtctttatatatatatactgctatatatttgggatgtcacaaaaaTCTACCTAGATTGCAAGTTTAAACATAAAGAATTCCAAGAAAAAATGTGGatgttttgattaaaataacACAAGTTTCAATAATTACATTGCATAGAAAAGAGTTACCTAAAAAGAATTTAACCTGTATTTTCATCAGGCTTTCTGTGTGAGATTAAAGTTGTCTGGAAAAGTTTCCAATGATAACAAACAAAAGATGCCTAAAAAAGGGTGATGGATCCTTATAAAGTTACCTAAAATAACTTGgcaagtaaataatatttatttggttaaataactaaataatatactACTACCACTCATTGGAGGATTGATTGGTAGGAATATGCCACAGGTTTTGCCAAGTTTGCCACTGTTGGGTAAAATTCATATGCTCTAAAACGCATAACATCTTCTCAGCATCTTCCCCTGCATAATAGTACAACGTGTGAAAATTGGAAAATTTTGTGGGCACGCAAGAGTAGCGTTTTCTGTTCCCATTTTCTATGCGATCCTATTGGATATTTTAGTGACATGTTTGGGCTAGATTAACAAAAATATGCCTACAATATCAGgcatatattatctttaatcaGTATCTTCTCCCTCCAAACatcttttctataatttttcagTGTGTAGCTTCTAACACGAGTCTCTCTTTAGTAAAAGACAAAGGCAAACATGGTATAGATGTTGCTACATTCTCAAATCCAGGGTGGTAAATTTCCCTGCACTTGTTTTTAACAATATGCTAGTGActaaaaaaacctttttcttttttttttttttttatctgaataGAGCTATAAGCTTAACATAGCCACGATCATGGGTTGGATACAATGAGGAGACCATAAGTTACTCCTCATTCATTTTGGCAAAGCATATGGGTTGTTAGCATCAAACAATCAAAGAAGGAATATTAGGAATCCACTAACCACAAAACTTTTAGAACCTTTTTTTAGATGTTATTCTAATTGCACAGCTACCAGAATAAACCAGCTGAAACTAATATAAATAGACCTTCTCTGCAGCTCAACTTCAACAGAGCAATTAAAAAATTCTTGAAGCCCTTTCTACCATAGTTAAGAGTTAACCTTTAAAATACTCAGATTTTGCAGCAATGGACTTGCTGGCATCTTTGTATGCTGACAAGCCAGTGGTGATCTTCAGCAAGAGCACTTGCTGCATTTGCCATTCTGTGAAGGCTCTCATACGCAGCTTCGGTGCCAACCGTACCGATATAGAGGTTGATAAAATGGAAAATGGGGAGCAAATAGAAAGTGCACTGATTCAGCTGGGTTGTCGCCCGACTGTACCAGCAGTGTTCATTGGACAACGATTTATAGGTGGTGCTGACGAACTCATAAGGCTCAACGTCCAGAACCAGCTTGCCCAGTTGCTTTTAAGTGCTGGAGCTATATTTCTTTGAAGTCCATAACCATGCACTGAAAATCACCTCAGAGGATCAAACAAAGGAGGCTCTAGTCTTCTTAAAGCTAATAATGTTTCTATTTAGTTCCTAGCCTAG
This genomic interval from Vigna radiata var. radiata cultivar VC1973A chromosome 8, Vradiata_ver6, whole genome shotgun sequence contains the following:
- the LOC106771508 gene encoding monothiol glutaredoxin-S1-like, with the protein product MDLLASLYADKPVVIFSKSTCCICHSVKALIRSFGANRTDIEVDKMENGEQIESALIQLGCRPTVPAVFIGQRFIGGADELIRLNVQNQLAQLLLSAGAIFL